One genomic region from Apodemus sylvaticus chromosome 1, mApoSyl1.1, whole genome shotgun sequence encodes:
- the Dusp8 gene encoding dual specificity protein phosphatase 8, producing the protein MAGDRLPRKVMDAKKLASLLRGGPGGPLVIDSRSFVEYNSCHVLSSVNICCSKLVKRRLQQGKVTIAELIQPATRSQVDATEPQDVVVYDQSTRDASVLAADSFLSILLSKLDGCFDSVAILTGGFATFSSCFPGLCEGKPATLPSMSLSQPCLPVPSVGLTRILPHLYLGSQKDVLNKDLMTQNGISYVLNASNSCPKPDFICESRFMRIPINDNYCEKLLPWLDKSIEFIDKAKLSSCQVIVHCLAGISRSATIAIAYIMKTMGMSSDDAYRFVKDRRPSISPNFNFLGQLLEYERSLKLLAALQSDGPHLGTPEPLMGPAAGIPLPRLPPSTSESAATGSEAASAAKEGSPSAGGDALIPSTAPATSALQQGLRGLHLSSDRLQDTNRLKRSFSLDIKSAYAPSRRPDFPGPPDPGEAPKLCKLDSPSGGTLGLPSPSPDSPDSVPECRPRPRRRRPPASSPARSPAHGLGLNFGDTARQTPRHGLSALSAPGLPGPGQPAGPGAWAPPLDSPGTPSPDGPWCFSPEGAQGPGAVFSAFGRASAGAPGPGNGSGSSGGSGSGSSSSSSSSGSDLRRRDVRTGWPEEPAADAQFKRRSCQMEFEEGMVEGRARGEELAALGKQTSFSGSVEVIEVS; encoded by the exons ATGGCTGGGGATCGGCTCCCGAGGAAGGTGATGGATGCAAAGAAACTGGCCAGCCTGCTGCGTGGCGGCCCCGGGGGCCCCCTGGTCATCGACAGTCGATCCTTCGTGGAGTATAACAGCTGCCACGTGCTGAGCTCTGTGAATATCTGCTGTTCAAAACTGGTGAAGCGCCGCCTTCAGCAGGGCAAAGTGACCATTGCTGAGCTTATCCAGCCGGCTACCCGAAGCCAG GTGGATGCCACAGAACCACAGGATGTGGTGGTGTATGACCAGAGCACACGAGATGCCAGCGTGCTGGCAGCAGACAGCTTCCTGTCCATCCTGCTCAGCAAGCTGGACGGCTGCTTCGACAGCGTGGCCATCCTCACAG GAGGCTTTGccaccttctcctcctgcttccctggcctctgtgagGGCAAGCCTGCCACCCTACCATCCATGAGCCTCTCTCagccctgcctgcctgtgcccAGTGTTGGCCTGACCCGAATCCTGCCTCACCTCTACCTGGGCTCTCAGAAAGATGTCCTGAACAAG GATCTGATGACCCAAAACGGAATAAGCTATGTCCTCAATGCCAGCAACTCCTGCCCTAAACCGGACTTCATCTGTGAGAGCCGTTTCATGCGCATCCCCATCAATGACAACTACTGTGAAAAGCTGCTGCCCTGGCTGGACAAGTCCATTGAGTTTATTg ATAAAGCCAAGCTGTCCAGCTGCCAAGTCATTGTCCACTGTCTGGCTGGCATCTCTCGCTCTGCCACCATTGCCATCGCGTACATCATGAAAACCATGGGCATGTCTTCTGACGACGCATACAG GTTTGTGAAGGATCGGCGCCCCTCCATCTCGCCCAACTTCAACTTCCTGGGCCAGTTGCTGGAGTATGAGAGGAGTCTGAAGCTGCTggctgccctgcagagtgatggACCTCACTTGGGGACCCCTGAGCCCCTCATGGGCCCGGCAGCAGGCATCCCACTGCCCCGGCTGCCACCATCTACCTCAGAGAGCGCTGCCACTGGGAGCGAGGCAGCCTCAGCAGCCAAGGAGGGCAGTCCAAGTGCTGGAGGGGATGCTCTGATCCCCAGCACAGCTCCAGCCACCAGCGCACTGCAGCAGGGCCTGCGTGGCCTGCACCTCTCCTCTGACCGCCTCCAGGACACCAACCGCCTCAAGCGCTCCTTCTCCCTGGACATCAAGTCGGCCTATGCGCCCAGCAGGAGGCCCGACTTTCCCGGCCCACCCGACCCCGGCGAAGCCCCGAAACTCTGCAAGCTGGACAGCCCGTCTGGGGGCACGCTGGGCCTGCCCTCGCCCAGCCCGGACAGCCCGGACTCTGTTCCAGAGTGCCGCCCACGACCCCGCCGCCGACGTCCCCCGGCCAGTTCTCCTGCCCGCTCCCCCGCGCATGGCCTGGGCCTGAACTTTGGAGACACGGCCCGGCAGACTCCGCGGCACGGCCTCTCGGCCCTGTCGGCGCCCGGGCTGCCTGGCCCTGGCCAGCCGGCTGGCCCCGGGGCCTGGGCGCCGCCACTGGACTCCCCAGGTACACCGTCGCCCGACGGACCCTGGTGCTTCAGCCCCGAGGGCGCGCAGGGTCCTGGCGCTGTGTTCTCCGCCTTTGGCCGGGCGAGCGCAGGCGCACCTGGACCCGGTAACGGCAGTGGTAGCAGtggtggcagcggcagcggcagcagcagcagcagtagcagcagcggCAGCGACCTGCGGCGGCGGGATGTGCGGACCGGCTGGCCGGAGGAGCCTGCTGCAGATGCACAGTTCAAGAGGCGCAGCTGCCAGATGGAGTTCGAAGAGGGCATGGTGGAGGGGCGGGCACGTGGTGAGGAGCTGGCAGCCCTGGGCAAGCAAACCAGCTTCTCTGGCAGCGTGGAGGTCATTGAAGTATCGTGA